TATTCATAGTGGGTACTACATGTGGCAATATATTGTTCACGAATTCTTCCATATTAAAGATCAACGCACTATTTTCCGAGGTTGGACATCACGTTACGGTAATGTGATATGGAGCTTACCGCTGCGCATTTATCTTGGCTGGTTCTGGGTTGACGAAGCCCTTGCTAAAATATATGGTGAAGGAACATGGGACAAAGTTAGCATAACAAACTTAAAACCTGTCTTTCAAGGGATTGGAAATGACTCTTGGCTAACTGCAACAACTTCAAAAATGCCATTTGATTGGTTACAAACTGCTGCAAATTCCGGAGCAAGTGAAGCTGCTGGGAAAGCTGCCGGTGAAGCTGCTCAAAACGTTACAACACCTATCCTGCATCATATGCCAGGTTGGTTCGAATGGATCATGAAACTAATTATGCCAAACCAAGGCATGGCTTTATTTATGCAAAAAGTTGTTCCTTTCATTGAGCTTGCCATTGGCCTTGCACTTATCGTTGGCCTTTTTACATGGTTAGCAAGCATTGGTAGCATTGGCTTCCTAGCAATGTTTACATTCAGTGCTATGCTTGGTTGGGATAAATTCTGGGCTTTACCTGCATCCATCGCGATGTTAAATGGTGCTGGACGTGCTTTCGGCTTTGATTATTGGGTTGTTCCTTGGTTCCAAAAACACCTTGGAAACTGGTGGTACGGCAAACCACGCTCGGTTTATCGAGATAGTGGAAAATAATTTTGGAAAAAAAGAAGGAGAGTCTGGGAGATAAATCAATTTATCTCTCATACTCTTCTTTTTAGAAATAAAACTTTAGAGGAGGAAAAAGATTTGAAGACTTATCTTAAAATGATTCGACCATTTGATGTGATCATCATTATTTGCTTAATCTTACTTTCTTTTTTACCTCTAGCCATTTTTTCTTATTCTAAAGCAAACGAAAAGCCCATTCAAGGAAAGCAAAAACTTATTGCGGTGATTTCAATTGACGGAAAAAAATATCGTACAGTTGAATTAACTGGACATAAAGGAAAAGAAAGCTTTACAATAAAACAAGACGATGGTGATTCTAATACAATTGAAGTAAATGATGAAGCGATTAAGATTAGTGCTGCCAATTGCACTGACCAAGTCTGTATTCGGATGGGCGCTATAAATAAACCCGCTGAAACGATTACTTGTTTACCACATAAGTTATTAATTGAAGTAAAAGCCATTGGAGATTCAGATAATAGCAACGATGATGTCATCATTCCTTCCTAATTATCTTTTTAGCCTGAAGGAGGACTCGATTTCTTGACAAAAAACAAGCGATTAATTTATATAGCCCTTTTGGCTGCTCAGGCAGTAGTCATTAGTTTACTAGAACGCGCGATCCCCTTCCCTTTCGCCTTCGCACCAGGCGCAAAGCTCGGACTGGCAAACATCATTACATGTATCTCCCTTTATACACTTAGAACCAAAGATACATTGATGATTATCTGTATACGCCTCGTTCTTGCCACCCTTTTAGGCGGTAGTTTATCCACTTTTTTATATAGTGCAGCTGGAGCGATTCTTAGTTTTTTAGGCATGTGGCTTGTACAAAAATTAGGACCTAAACGTGTAAGTATTATCGGAGTTAGTACAGCTGGTGGTATCTTACATAACGTTGGACAGTTGATGGTTGCAAGTTTTATTGCTGGCTCATGGAATGTCATGTTATATCTTCCGGCTCTTTCATTTATTGGTATTTTATCAGGTATTGCGATTGGTATTGCCGCCAATTACTTACTTCAAAATGTACAAACACTCCGCAACTTTTTTGAAGCAAAGCAAGCTTTAAATAAATAATGCGAAAAAGGAGTTTCATTATGCGACTTCATCCGATGTGGGAAAATTATCCTGCACTTCAAAAAGATTTGCAAGACGTTTTAATAACAATCGAAAAAAACATTCAAATTCGTGATAAGAATGTTGAAAAAAACATTAAAAATCTCATCCATGCTGGTGGCAAACTACTGCGTCCTGCTTATGCACTTCTTTCTGCTCAAATCGGACCTGATTATGACCACGATCGTGCAATTTCTGTTGCAGCTGCGCTTGAAGTTTTACATATGGCTACACTTATTCATGATGACGTCGTTGATGAGTCGCCAATTAGACGCGGAGAACCTACACTGCATACGCTTTATGGCAACAATTATGCCGTCTATACTGGAGATTATTTGTTCTGCGTTTGCTTCAAAATTCTTTCCAAGTACGCTGATTCAATGAATGACATTGAATTCAACAGCAAAAATATCGAAAAGATTCTAATAGGTGAACTCAATCAAATGCGTACACGTTATCAAACAAGTGTCACGGTTCGCGAATATTTAACAAGAATTTCTGGAAAAACAGCACAGCTTTTCGCATTAAGCTGCTATTCTGGTGCAAAAAGTAGTCAAGCCAGTCACGCGCTCGTCGCTAAATCATGGAATCTCGGCCATTATCTTGGAATGGCTTTTCAAATTATTGATGACGTACTTGATTATACAAGCACCTATACAAGTCTTGGCAAACCAGTATTAAATGATGTTAAACAGGGTGTCTATTCACTGCCACTAATCTATGCCATGCAAGGCCACCATGCTGAATTCGCTCCTTTACTCACAAAAAAAGCTGCTCTAGGTCAGCAAGATTTAATTAGACTTACCGATTTAGTCACTCATTATCAAGGTGTCGAGCAATCTTTTGCTCTTGCTAGTAAATATACAAAAAAAGCTTTAAAAACGATCAAACAGCTTCCAAGCGGTCCACACAAAGATTTACTTTATGAAGTCACTTCCCAAATCTTAACCAGATCAATTTAAGCAAAAATTGACATTAGCTGGGCTTTTCCTGTAAAATTTACTTATTATGAAAACAAAAGATCAAAACAAATACCAAATGATCATAAAAGAAGCCACACGTCTTTTAGTAGAAAATGGTGTCGAGTATTTTTCCACTACAAAAGTAGCCAAAGCAGTAGGTATTTCGCAATCAAATATCTATATTTATTTTGCAAACAAACAGGATTTAATTCTCCAAGTTTTTCAGTATCATATCCATGAAATGAGCGTCTATGTCAGTAAATCTTTATCAGAAAAAAGCTCAATGGCTGAGAATTTAAGAAATAATATTAAAGCGCTCATTGCTTTTTCGCTAAAACACCCTGAGTCCATCGAAATCATTGAACTCATCAAACACACACATTCCCTTGACCTTGATTTGAAGAAAAAACAAACAGATAAAGCCAATCAAAAAATCCAAGACTTGCTACAACTCGGAATTGAAACTGGCGAATTTAGACAGATTAATATTAATGTTTTGCGTACATTAATCATGTCTACTACTTATAATTATATTCATGCGTTAAAGAGCGGCTGGTATACTCAAACAGAAGTTACAGCTGATCAGATCACTGAATTAATAGTAGCTGCCATTTTAATCTAAAAAAATGAGAACATCAAGAGTTTGTTTAATCAACGTCATAATTCAGCAAAAGCACCATGATTCGCAGATTGTGATAAAAGATTAGTATAGTACAAAAAGAAATGGAGAAAAATTAAAAATGAATTTATCTGTTATTGTACCTTGTTTTAACGAAGAAGATGCCATACCTATTTTTTTTGATGAGGTAGAAAATATAAAAGAACAGTTACCTGTATCTGTCGATTATATATTTATAAACGATGGCTCCACTGATAATACACTGACAGTATTACAGCAATTAAGTAAAGAAAACAGTCACGTGCATTACTGCTCATTTTCCAGAAACTTCGGGAAAGAAGCTGCCTTATATGCCGGCTTATTAAAAGCTAAAGGTGACCTGGTTACCGTGATGGACGTCGATTTACAAGATCCGCCAGAATTATTGATTGAAATGTACGAAAAGATCCAAGATAAAAATATTGATTGTGTTGCAACAAGGCGCTCGACTAGAACTGGCGAACCAAAAATACGCAGCTTTTTTGCAAGAATGTTTTATAAAATCATCAATCGTATTGGCCATGCAGAAATGATTGATGGTGCAAGAGATTTTCGGCTGATGACCCGACAAATGGTTGATGCTATTTTAGAAGTGACTGAATATAATCGGTTTTCCAAAGGGATCTTTTCTTGGGTAGGCTTTAACACGATTTATATCTCTTATGAAAATCGAGAAAGGGTAGCTGGAGAGACAAGTTGGAGTTTTTGGAAGCTATTTTCTTATAGCATTGATGGGCTGGTTAATTTTTCAGAAGCACCACTGAACTTTGCTTCTGTATTAGGGGCGGTTTCATTTATTTCCTCGCTTGTTGCATTTTTATTTATTATTATCAGAACGCTAGTTTTTGGGGATCCGACAAGTGGCTGGCCTTCGCTTGTTGCAATTATTCTTGCAGTAGGTGGCATTCAGCTTCTTTCAATCGGCATTATCGGCAAATATATCGCCAAAATTTTCTTAGAAACAAAAAGAAGACCAAATTTTATTATCAGAGAAGAGAGCAACAAGAAATCCTCTTAAATAAATTATTTTTTTGTAAAAACTACTTTTTTAGAAATAATGTAGTTCAAGATAATCGCTAAGATCTGAACAATTAACGCAAAGATCAATTCGTTTATTAGAAATGGACTGCCAAAATACTTTTTTATCGTTCCAAAAGAAAATAAACCAACTGAGTAATCAATATTATTCAGCTTCAAGATCTTAATAAAAAAAGCAGAGAATTTTTCAACAGCAAAATAGGTAATGAAAACATCTAAAAGCAATACAAACATCCTTCCCATTACAAAAACCGAAAACTGTTTTAAAATAACAACCCACTGTATACTAACATCTCTAAATACTAGAATTTTATTCGTTACAAAGGCAAAGATAATAGAGAGCGATTGAGCAATAATAACAGCTAACATAGAGCTCCCACTAAGATTCACCGTTACAAATCGAGCAACAAAATAAACGAGTGTTGTTAAAATACCAAAAAGCAAATATAGCAATAATTCTTTTTTCATGCTTATATAAACTTCCTTTCAAATTTCAGCTTATTCGTATTTTATCACACAATCTTTAGTTTTCCACAGTAAAAAAACACGAAGATAGTGGATGGGTTTCCTGTTCACTATCTTCGTGTTTTAAAAATACTGTTTTCCTGTGATTAAGATGAATAATAAAACCGCTGTGAAAAAAACCGATATCAAAATAAATAACCATGCAATGAAACTACGGCCTTTGTGGCTTGTTTTCGAATTTAATAATCCCATTCCTATAAATGCACAGAATATCGCAATAAACGCGCCTTGGTTGTTAGTAAATATTAAAAATTCTTGCATAGACTCCTCCAATAACCGATATTTATCATATTAATCCATCCCACTAATTCATTTGTTCTTCGTTCGTATTCATATTAAGCTGCTACATTTAATACCGGTAATGAGATAATAATTTTAAAAGCTAATTTTTTTATTTACTTTCCAATATTCAATAAAGTACACTAATAATTATAAAACGATAAGATAAAAAAAGAGGCTGGGACAATCATTGTTATCCCAGCCTCTTTTCAAATAGCTTAGTTCATTATTTTTTTAAGTTATAAAAAGCATTAATGCCGCGATATACAGCAAGATCTTGTAAGTTATCTTCAATGCGTAGTAATTGGTTATATTTAGCAACACGATCTGTACGTACTGGAGCACCTGTTTTGATTTGACCAGCATTTGTTGCAACAGCAATGTCAGCGATTGTAGAATCTTCGGTTTCACCAGAGCGGTGAGAAATTACTGCTGTGTAACCAGCTTGTTTAGCCATTTCGATAGCGTCTAACGTTTCAGTAAGTGTACCGATTTGGTTAACTTTGATTAGAATAGAATTAGCGATACCCTTTTCGATACCTTGTTCTAGTTTTTCAGTGTTGGTTACGAATAAATCGTCACCTACTAATTGAACTTTTTTACCGATACGGTCTGTTAGTAATTTGAAACCGTCCCAGTCATTTTCGTCTAAACCATCTTCAATAGAGGCGATTGGGTACTTGTTCACTAGATCTTCATACCAAGTAACCATTTCTTCAGAAGTACGAGTCACGCCTTCACCTTTAAGTTCATATTTACCAGTTTCACGGTTATAGAACTCAGAAGATGCTGCATCCATTGCAATTTTTACTTCATCCCCTGGTTTGTAACCAGCAGCTTTAATCGCTTCAATAATGACTTCAATCGCTTCTTCATTTGATGATAAGTTTGGTGCAAATCCGCCTTCATCACCTACACCTGTATTAAGGCCTTTGTCTTTAAGAACTTTTTTAAGCGCGTGAACAATTTCAGCTCCCATACGTAAAGCTTCTTTAAAGTTAGGAGCACCAACTGGCATAACCATGAATTCTTGTACGTCAACATTGTTATCCGCGTGTTCTCCACCATTTAAGATATTCATCATTGGTACTGGAAGAACTTTCGCATTTGTTCCACCGATGTATTCATATAAATGAACGCCCAGTTCGTCAGCAGCAGCACGAGCAGCAGCTAAAGAAACACCTAGGATAGCGTTAGCGCCTAATTTACCTTTGTTTGGTGTCCCATCAAGATCGATCATTGCTTTATCAAGCCCGATTTGATCAGTTACATCAAAGCCGATAATTTTATCCGCAATAACGTCATTTACATTTTCTACAGCTTTTAAAACGCCTTTACCTAAATAACGATCTTTATCGCCGTCACGTAATTCTACAGCTTCATATTCACCAGTAGAAGCGCCACTTGGTACAAGCGCACGACCAAATGCACCGGCTTCTGTATAAACTTCTACCTCAACAGTTGGATTACCACGGGAATCAAGGACTTCACGTGCATAAACTTCAGTAATAATTGACATTAAAATTCTCTCCTTTGTTGGGGCTTCGAATAAAACGAGGTACAGCACCAATATATATGTGAGCAAACATGAACATCTATCCTTCAATACATATCGGGAAGCACTCTCACTTATTCTCATGCCCACATTTCATTATAAGTTTATTGTATCTTTGTTTTTCTAAAAATAAAAGTAAAAATGTCTTTATTCTTTAATTAAAGTTTCGCCAGTCATTTCAGCTGGTTTTTTCACACCTAAAAGGCCAAGCATGGTTGGTGCCACATCGGCAAGTCGACCGTCCGAACGCAGTGTTGCACCTTTTTTGGTAACAATAACTGGTACAGGAACTGTTGTATGGGCTGTGTGTGGCTTTCCTTCTGGTGTTGACATTGTTTCTGAATTACCGTGGTCAGCAAAAATTATCGCAGAGCCGCCTTTTTCAAGGATTAAATCAACCACGCGGCCAAGATTTTCATCAACGGCTTCAATGGCTTTGATTGTTGGCTCTAACATACCTGAATGTCCAACCATATCAGGGTTAGCAAAGTTTAAAATAATTGCATCATGTTTATCTTCTTGAATGTCTTTAACCAACGCATCGGTTACTTCATATGCACTCATTTCTGGCTGAAGGTCGTACGTTTCAACTTTTGGTGAATTAATCAGAATTCGGTTTTCACCTGGAAATTCTTCATTTCGACCACCATTCATAAAGAAAGTCACATGCGGGTATTTTTCAGTTTCAGCAATGCGCAGTTGTGCTAATCCTTCATTTGAAAGAACTTCACCAATAACATTTTTCATTTCAATCGGTTCAAAAGCAACTTCAGCATCAATGCTTGGATTATAAAGTGTCATCGTCACAAACTTAACGTTTTTAGGATGTTTAGCTCCGCGATCGAAATGTTCCCATTCTTTATCCGTAAAAGCATTGGATAATTGGATTGCTCTGTCAGGACGGAAGTTAAAGAAAATAACAGCGTCATTATCTTTAATTGTTGCCGCCTGTGCATCATCTTTTGCGATAACAGCCGGGACAACAAATTCATCCGTTTTATTATCTTTATATGACGCTTCAATAAGCTCTAGTGGATCAGCGAATTTTTCACCTTCGCCATAAGCGATTGCTCGGTAGGCTTTTTCCACACGTTCCCATCGCTTATCACGATCCATTGCATAAAAGCGTCCAGAAATCGTAGCGATATGGCCATAATTTAATTGCTGAATGGCTTCTTGTAGCTGTTTGATGTAAGCTTGTGCCGATTGCGGCGGCACATCACGACCATCAAGAAACGCATGGATATAGACATTTTTTACACCTTTATCTTTTGCGGTTTCAAGAAGAGCCGTTAAATGGTTAATATGGCTATGCACGCCCCCATCAGACAGAAGCCCAAATAAGTGTAGATCTGAATCATGTTCTTTTGTATAGTTAAATGCGTTATTAAGAGCTTTATTTTCCTGGAATTCGCCTTCTTCAATCGCTTTATCAATACGCGTTAAGCTTTGATACACAATCCGGCCAGCGCCAATGTTTGTATGCCCAACTTCAGAATTACCCATTTGTCCTTCTGGAAGACCCACATCAAGCCCAGATGCTTTAAGTTCACTATGTGGAAATTCACTCCAGTAGCGATCAAAATTAGGCTTATTTGCTTGAGCTACTGCATTACCAACTGTCTCATTTCGAAGTCCAAAACCGTCCAGAATAATAATTGCAACAGGAGATTTACTCATTTATTTAACTGCCTCCAATAATGCTAAGAAAGAATCGGGCTCTAAGCTTGCGCCGCCTACAAGAGCACCATCAATATCAGATTCACGCATGTACTCAGCGATATTTTCTGGTTTTACGCTACCGCCATATTGAATACGAAGAGATTCCGCTGCTTCTTTAGAAAAGCTTTCCGCAACCTCAGCACGAATAACTGCACATGTTTCATTCGCATCTTTACTTGTAGAAGATTTACCAGTCCCAATTGCCCAGATTGGCTCATAAGCAATGACTGTTTGCTTCACTTGTTCTTCGGTTAATCCTTGAAGCGCAGCATGAATTTGGCCACGTACCCAAGAATTCGTCTCACCTGCTTCGCGTTGTTCTAAAGTTTCCCCGCAGCAAATGATTGGTGTCATGCCATGCTTGAAAATGGCATGTGCTTTTTTATTAATATCTTCGTCTGTTTCATGGAAATACTCACGACGCTCAGAATGTCCAATGATTACATAAGATACGCCTAAATCAGCTAGCGCAAGTGGACTAATTTCTCCAGTATAAGCACCCTCGTCCGCAAAGTAGCAGTTCTGAGCGGCAACTTTTAAATCCGTTCCTTCTGTTAAACGGCTTAAATCGCGTAAGAAAAGTGCTGGAGAAGCAACAACAGACTCAACTAGATCTTTAGCAGGAATTTTGCCTTTTACTTCTTCAACAAATTCAGCCGCTTTAGCAGCTGTTTTATTCATTTTCCAGTTACCAGCAATAATTGGTTTACGCATAAAATCAAACTTCCTTTCAGATTTATTTTATTTATCGGAAATAGCTGCAACGCCTGGTAGCTCTTTACCTTCTAAATATTCTAAGGAAGCACCGCCACCTGTAGAAATGTGCGTGAATTTATCAGCGAAACCAAGCTGCATTGCTGCTGCCGCTGAATCTCCACCACCGATAATTGTTGTCGCATCTTTTAAATCAGCAATTGCTTTGCATACACCAATTGTACCTTTAGCAAAATTGCTCATTTCAAACACGCCCATTGGTCCATTCCAAATAACTGTTTTGGCGCCTTGAAGTTGTTCTGTAAAAAGCTTGATGGTTTTTTCACCAATATCAAGACCTTCTTCATCAGCCGGAATCTCATCAGAGGAAACGGTATGGTATGGTACATCATTGCTAAATTCTTTCGCAACGACTGTATCAATTGGTAAAACAAGTTTGTCACCAGCTTTTTCCATTAAGCTCTTAGCAAGGTCCACTTTATCTTTTTCAAGTAATGAAATCCCTACTTCATAGCCCTTAGCTTTCATGAATGTGTACGCCATTCCTCCGCCAATTAATAACTTATCAGCTTTTTCAAGTAAGTTTTCAATAACGCCAATTTTATCGGAAACCTTAGCTCCACCAAGAATAGCAACAAGTGGACGATCAGGGTTTTCAACAACACCGCCGATGAACTTGATTTCTTTTTCCATTAAGAAGCCAGCTGCTGATTCAAGATGTGATGCAATGCCAACATTTGACGCATGCGCACGGTGAGCTGTACCAAAAGCGTCATTAACAAATACGTCTCCAAGACTTGCCCAGTATTTACCAAGTTCTGGATCATTGCCGCTTTCTTTCTTCCCATCAATATCTTCAAAACGCGTATTTTCAAAAAGAAGGACATCTCCGTCTTTCATTTCGTTAATCGCATGTTCAAGTTCTGCTCCACGTGTTACTGGCACGAATTTCACTTCTTTGCCAAGCAGTTCACTGAGGCGTTCTGCAACCGGGCGAAGCGACTTATCTTTCTTATCTTCTTCCGTTTTTACTTTACCAAGGTGTGAAAATAAGATGGCTTTGCCGTTTTGCTCAATAATATATTTGATGGTAGGGAGTGCAGCCACAATGCGGTTATCGTTTGTAATTTCTCCGTCTTTCATTGGTACATTAAAGTCAACGCGGACAAGTACTTTTTTGTCATTTAAATTTAAATCAGTCACTACTTTTTTAGCCATGTTATAGCCTCCTGTTTCGGAAAACAGGCGGAAACAAGTGATTGTCTCCGCCTATTCGTTTATTTATTTAGTTCGAACTTATTATTTTAATAATTTAGCGAAGTATTGTAATGTGCGAACCAATTGAGCAGTATAGCTCATTTCATTATCGTACCAAGAAACAGTTTTAACCAATTGTTTGTCGCCAACAGACATTACTTTTGTTTGTGTTGCATCAAAGAATGAACCAAAAGTGATACCTTTAATATCAGAAGAAACAAGTTCATCACTTGTATACCCGAAGCTATCAGGATCGCTTGCTTTTTCCATTGCTGCATTTACTTCTTCAACAGTTACTGGTTTGTTAAGGACCGTTACAAGTTCAGTCAAAGAGCCAGTTGCAACTGGTACACGTTGAGCAGATCCATCTAATTTACCTTTAAGGTTTGGAAGTACTTCACCGATTGCTTTTGCAGCACCAGTTGAATTAGGAACAATATTTTCAGCTGCAGCACGAGCACGGCGGAAATCACCTTTTGGATGTGGGCCATCAAGTGTCATTTGGTCACCTGTATAAGCGTGGATTGTTGTCATAAGGCCTTCAACAATTCCAAAGTTATCATCTAAAGTTTGAGCCATAGGAGCTAAACAGTTTGTTGTACAGCTTGCACCAGAAATGACTGTTTCAGTTCCATCAAGTGTTTCATGGTTAACATTGAATACGATTGTTTTCATATCGCCAGTTGCAGGTGCTGAAATAACAACTTTTTTAGCACCAGCTTTAAGATGAAGTTCTGCTTTTTCTTTTGAAGTAAAGAAACCAGTACATTCAAGAACGATATCAACACCTAACTCGCCCCATGGTAATTCTTCTGGATTGCGGTTAGCAAGTACTTTTACTTCTTTACCATTTACTTTGAAGAAGCCATCATGCACTTCAACTTCGCTATTAAAGCGACCTTGAGTTGTATCATATTTTAATAAATGTGCTAACATTTTAGCATCAGTTAAGTCATTGATTGCAACAACTTCAATTCCTTCTACTTCTTGAATACGACGGAAAGCTAAACGTCCAATACGTCCAAAACCATTAATACCAACTTTAACTGTCATAAGTCATTTTCCTCCTTGAAAATAAGTGAAATTTTTTATTTCAAAAGGGTTTTACTCCCTTTTAAAAGCTTAAGTGCGGCTCCTTCGTCTGTAATTAAAATTGTGTTGTTTGGAGCACTTTTCATGTATGATTTGATCGCTTTGGCTTTTGATGCCCCACCCGCTACTGCAATAATATGTGGAATTCTAGCTAAATCTTCAAATTGCAGACCAAATGTCGAAACTTTATGCACTACTTCGCCCTGTTCATTAAAATAATAGCCAAATGCTTCCCCCACAGCAGAGAGATCAGTAATTTTTTTAATAACCTCTTCGCCTGTATGCCGCCTTTTCGCCATAGTAAGCGCATCACCAATGCCATGAACAATCACATTTGCTGATTGAACAAGCTGCAAGCCTTCTTGAATTGTAGGTTCTTTTAAAAGTGAACGATAAGCCTCTTCACCAAGCTGCTCGGGTACATAAAGCACACGATGTTTTGTTCCTGTCTTCGTTGCTAATTTGTCACAAATGGTATTGGCTTGATTATCTAAATCTTCACCAATCCCACCTCGTCCTGGGACGAAAAGTAGTTCTCTGCCTTTTGCAAAGTTTGATGTCATCATCTCAGCTAATGTCGCCATTGTTGATCCACCCATGACAGCAACAATATTCCGCTTTTCTGTCAGTGCACCGTCAAGTTCTTTAACAGCAACACGCCCCAATTCTTCACGAACCCATGGCGCTTCGTCACTATTTCCTTGTACGACAAGGCACTTTTCGATTTGAAGTTTTTTAGCTAGTTTTACTTCTAGTGAATGTAGTCCTGAAAGTTGATTCATAATTCCTTCTAAATCACGAAATACAGCGAGTCCTTCTTTTGTAACTGTCATGCCAGAAGATGCAATATCTACTAGTCTCTGCGTTTTTAAGAATTCAACTTCGCTGCGCAAGACTCTTTCACTCATACCAAGCATGCTAGCAAGTGTCCTCCTACCAACAGGTTCTGCAAAATAAATGGAGCGCAAAATCTGATAGCGTTTTTGCATGATCTTCAAAACGTCGGGTAATAGTTTTTTTTGAATGTTGATTAAGTCAGACATTTAAATTGCTCCTCACCAATCAGGACGTCATCCGACCCACTTAGTCGTTCCATGTCCCGTTAAAACTAAAAAAAGTAGAGATACGGGAATTTTAATTTGAATGAAGCTACGACGCACAGCTTCCTATTCTCATTTTTGCCCTTTTCTCTTTTGATTATTGCTGATGAAGTTAATCGCTATACTTTCACTTACCCTACATTGTTCATTGTAACAGCAATATCTTTTTTCTTCAAGTATTTAAACGGACATTTTTAAAACCTTATTCAAAAGCTCTAGTATTCTATTCCACTTAGAATTAGCATGTAAACATTTCATTTTTTAAATGCTTACAGCTAATGATCAAGATATCTCATCATAGCGTTTTCGTTTAGAAGAAGCTGGGATCTTTAATTCCGACCGATACTTAGCAATCGCCCGGCGAGAAACTGCAATTTTTTTCTGAGCAAGCAGATCCACGATGTTTTGATCAGATAGTGGTTTAGCTTTATTTTCCTGACTTACGAATTCAGCAATAAGCATCTTAACACCTGCGCTTGAAACCTCTTCTAATGTATGCTCATCTTTTCTTGTTAGGCTAGATGTAAAAAATGCTTTAAGCTCAAAAATCCCCTGTGAAGTCTCAATGTACTTGCCATTTACAGCAC
This DNA window, taken from Listeria sp. PSOL-1, encodes the following:
- the eno gene encoding phosphopyruvate hydratase — its product is MSIITEVYAREVLDSRGNPTVEVEVYTEAGAFGRALVPSGASTGEYEAVELRDGDKDRYLGKGVLKAVENVNDVIADKIIGFDVTDQIGLDKAMIDLDGTPNKGKLGANAILGVSLAAARAAADELGVHLYEYIGGTNAKVLPVPMMNILNGGEHADNNVDVQEFMVMPVGAPNFKEALRMGAEIVHALKKVLKDKGLNTGVGDEGGFAPNLSSNEEAIEVIIEAIKAAGYKPGDEVKIAMDAASSEFYNRETGKYELKGEGVTRTSEEMVTWYEDLVNKYPIASIEDGLDENDWDGFKLLTDRIGKKVQLVGDDLFVTNTEKLEQGIEKGIANSILIKVNQIGTLTETLDAIEMAKQAGYTAVISHRSGETEDSTIADIAVATNAGQIKTGAPVRTDRVAKYNQLLRIEDNLQDLAVYRGINAFYNLKK
- a CDS encoding GtrA family protein, producing MKKELLLYLLFGILTTLVYFVARFVTVNLSGSSMLAVIIAQSLSIIFAFVTNKILVFRDVSIQWVVILKQFSVFVMGRMFVLLLDVFITYFAVEKFSAFFIKILKLNNIDYSVGLFSFGTIKKYFGSPFLINELIFALIVQILAIILNYIISKKVVFTKK
- the eetB gene encoding flavinylation system FAD exporter subunit EetB, whose amino-acid sequence is MTKNKRLIYIALLAAQAVVISLLERAIPFPFAFAPGAKLGLANIITCISLYTLRTKDTLMIICIRLVLATLLGGSLSTFLYSAAGAILSFLGMWLVQKLGPKRVSIIGVSTAGGILHNVGQLMVASFIAGSWNVMLYLPALSFIGILSGIAIGIAANYLLQNVQTLRNFFEAKQALNK
- a CDS encoding polyprenyl synthetase family protein, whose product is MRLHPMWENYPALQKDLQDVLITIEKNIQIRDKNVEKNIKNLIHAGGKLLRPAYALLSAQIGPDYDHDRAISVAAALEVLHMATLIHDDVVDESPIRRGEPTLHTLYGNNYAVYTGDYLFCVCFKILSKYADSMNDIEFNSKNIEKILIGELNQMRTRYQTSVTVREYLTRISGKTAQLFALSCYSGAKSSQASHALVAKSWNLGHYLGMAFQIIDDVLDYTSTYTSLGKPVLNDVKQGVYSLPLIYAMQGHHAEFAPLLTKKAALGQQDLIRLTDLVTHYQGVEQSFALASKYTKKALKTIKQLPSGPHKDLLYEVTSQILTRSI
- a CDS encoding NusG domain II-containing protein, translating into MKTYLKMIRPFDVIIIICLILLSFLPLAIFSYSKANEKPIQGKQKLIAVISIDGKKYRTVELTGHKGKESFTIKQDDGDSNTIEVNDEAIKISAANCTDQVCIRMGAINKPAETITCLPHKLLIEVKAIGDSDNSNDDVIIPS
- a CDS encoding glycosyltransferase family 2 protein; its protein translation is MNLSVIVPCFNEEDAIPIFFDEVENIKEQLPVSVDYIFINDGSTDNTLTVLQQLSKENSHVHYCSFSRNFGKEAALYAGLLKAKGDLVTVMDVDLQDPPELLIEMYEKIQDKNIDCVATRRSTRTGEPKIRSFFARMFYKIINRIGHAEMIDGARDFRLMTRQMVDAILEVTEYNRFSKGIFSWVGFNTIYISYENRERVAGETSWSFWKLFSYSIDGLVNFSEAPLNFASVLGAVSFISSLVAFLFIIIRTLVFGDPTSGWPSLVAIILAVGGIQLLSIGIIGKYIAKIFLETKRRPNFIIREESNKKSS
- a CDS encoding TetR/AcrR family transcriptional regulator, which produces MKTKDQNKYQMIIKEATRLLVENGVEYFSTTKVAKAVGISQSNIYIYFANKQDLILQVFQYHIHEMSVYVSKSLSEKSSMAENLRNNIKALIAFSLKHPESIEIIELIKHTHSLDLDLKKKQTDKANQKIQDLLQLGIETGEFRQININVLRTLIMSTTYNYIHALKSGWYTQTEVTADQITELIVAAILI
- the gpmI gene encoding 2,3-bisphosphoglycerate-independent phosphoglycerate mutase, which produces MSKSPVAIIILDGFGLRNETVGNAVAQANKPNFDRYWSEFPHSELKASGLDVGLPEGQMGNSEVGHTNIGAGRIVYQSLTRIDKAIEEGEFQENKALNNAFNYTKEHDSDLHLFGLLSDGGVHSHINHLTALLETAKDKGVKNVYIHAFLDGRDVPPQSAQAYIKQLQEAIQQLNYGHIATISGRFYAMDRDKRWERVEKAYRAIAYGEGEKFADPLELIEASYKDNKTDEFVVPAVIAKDDAQAATIKDNDAVIFFNFRPDRAIQLSNAFTDKEWEHFDRGAKHPKNVKFVTMTLYNPSIDAEVAFEPIEMKNVIGEVLSNEGLAQLRIAETEKYPHVTFFMNGGRNEEFPGENRILINSPKVETYDLQPEMSAYEVTDALVKDIQEDKHDAIILNFANPDMVGHSGMLEPTIKAIEAVDENLGRVVDLILEKGGSAIIFADHGNSETMSTPEGKPHTAHTTVPVPVIVTKKGATLRSDGRLADVAPTMLGLLGVKKPAEMTGETLIKE